In Tachysurus fulvidraco isolate hzauxx_2018 chromosome 3, HZAU_PFXX_2.0, whole genome shotgun sequence, a single window of DNA contains:
- the gon4lb gene encoding GON-4-like protein isoform X2, whose amino-acid sequence MKTGRKWKSSSPEPTHAKVARREPRAHVESRLAFSPEKRIFTPSKRKVPNTSSPRRHSSRFKCHGQETGKAESGLDMESSPLQSEVDAELGLVIRLDEEETSEPEQLRESGGKPLKGLPSNDYRAMADNERDAEGSDLDEDSEEEFRKLDRDLAVKSKQHNLTSVHVRSIIHEVITNEHVVAMMKAAIRETQDMPMFEPKMTRSKLKEVVEKGVGMANWNISPIKQSKELKPPQFVDILLEDEEDSSDEEYYPDEDEEDETAEETILESDMDSIASSPRISRRARSCTPIEVSEVDEERSNSPQMKQRHLRVEAVPMGPPAPPSQSAVPSRPSRALDSFMEKLHAVDEELDFNPLSIEPYPALSSGENAEESLVAGRTRSKRPLRDVPLDQLEAELKAPDITPDMYDCISALEDKEWSHWLQGLMTSHLYNEDGDDDDDDDPEYNFLEDLDEPDLEDYRNDRAVRITKKEVNELMEELFETFQDEVRVNEDEDAHEEDGDLEKVSSQSPAKFNVPQAIRFEEPLAHMLTECRRTVREQLDALQQRREQQSQPQYNAAGTAMFLIPPHCTLMVTPTQKRRLQQQVQQHVQLLTQVNMLCSSVEALQSQATTTKLFLIELQSFAERAEQMRAAVDPGFKSAFRVCNLQPSMDLLEELEKTASQPTPQPKSTKSHAVHRYPFLPPHLAWLFATRSVFLYPELLPHCSLDPALQPPRSKTIYTKGEDGLIVLGLKHFGETEFPYHLMSQYLLQPKRVEQLRVRVKDMCTSRTTDNIIKFYCQHHTVPALPVACCPVVAGSERPPVERDKIIMPNWLLKSLPYIHKAVFPRQSEETSPPNIRTTSPPLSTFPEGTQYPRSLPKGLNLQLHPSAKRKTSVRPHKPRPLHGFARPASTPLAKAPLCPIGTVNLLSRVPTPLPSQGVILLTQRPFIPVNEALPVNQETTTPAHGTVPLNSVGAVNVQYIVPQQGCVNPTEPPASLPPATVHIPSTLACNRPIPAKGVGKRINILQTKAEVPRKQIMPRQLLPIQPSPFSPNQLHHHTPVSVTPSSTAPSANFMDNSSHTAPSMVIIQPSSLLNTPYVHPQADSQGLVKSSNTPPPRVSFTQQVSGRPLSGTLPRPLHSHIVKISSPDSNKEPVDSEFELKSSPVFFSHTPSPPLHMTESPKSSPRVQSVGDQEQSLPTVKGKFACDALLSNYQSKPLPDAIVNSAITANHDCSSLLPSSRSIRDKSRTTSPQGLSAHNDASNSHYMLFQAASQAGTPQSILLPITSLIPNQPQLHLAKRESKVPQQKITHKTFSTSSMPNHLSLLTVGMPLEGATGHAQHLPRTEMGDGELWKEDMEAGAEVGGEDMANALFASPLLKLSESSCRSHSNLRNISHTDSSTVTLKNVMETSPITGEQHSSHFSQERGDCTTKAPADTNRSNGQMSSTDEVPDLLTFTSGTENQQNSGGGGGLNKKYGGGEGEGHPNEESGGEERDANDDGERGGNGDGGRESQGNGGRDRQDDDKDGDGEREEEEEDFDELTQDEDEEEVMSSASEESVLSVPELQETMEKLTWLASERRLCGEGDSEEDNSPNSPTSPTSPISQNSQEENSEDEEDGAIKGEELEPTEGDGGKLPEGDAPQEDDPPQISGKGAGRGRGRARPPPRSLRKSRRQERGSKDTSKLLLLCDDHILDSDPMRESKDIAYAQAYLNRVREALQDTPGKVEEFLSLLYEFEQGIESRSVVELFRQLKPLLKDWPELLRDFAAFLLPEQALECGLFEEQQAFERSRRFLRQLEISFGENPSHYQKIVKALQAASAPTPAGVEELKTQMATLLKGHTHLQGEFSAFFDVLRPPQARPGQFEEAIWPEDGGNMTEGGDGLSLGSGGFEEVTLPDLEEEEETPKIPQITGKSRKRKELGTHRDYKACNWPEKHCPCHCHFSSHDAKHRRHKRKGCPRCHGIKATVDSKSLKTGDHSFPTTEPLPEKQDEREESEKGEEEKKETETDGKDESCGGANSLHHEPEVQAWECTESDPLANPEERDADEEEEEEWKEGERCSSPHTSTREEEVPTTEYSGTFVLTEEREMAQQSRQSPSSETPVCAKNISLTPSGQKVVLWTREADRVILTACQQQGASQSTFQCVSAQLGNKTANEVSKRFRDLMRLFHTSARQASSDEEATEQQSATDEEQD is encoded by the exons ATGAAAACGGGCCGGAAATGGAAGTCCAGCTCTCCAGAGCCTACACATGCAAAAGTTGCCAGGAGGGAGCCAAGAGCTCATGTTGAAAGCAGACTGGCCTTCAGTCCAGAGAAGAGGATTTTCACTCCCAGCAAGAGAAAAGTCCCAAATACATCTTCTCCCAGAAGGCATTCATCTAGGTTTAAGTGTCATGGTCAAGAAACAG GTAAAGCTGAGAGTGGGCTTGACATGGAGTCATCTCCACTTCAGTCAGAGGTGGACGCAGAACTGGGACTGGTCATCAGACTGG ATGAAGAGGAAACCAGTGAACCAGAACAGCTGAGAGAGAGTGGAGGAAAACCGCTAAAAGGATTGCCATCAAATGATTACAGAGCAATGGCAGATAATGAGAGAGATGCTGAAGGATCCGATCTCGATGAGGACAGTGAGGAAGAGTTCAGAAAACTGGACAGGGATTTAGCCGTCAAGTCTAAGCAGCACAACCTAACTTCAGTCCACGTGCGCAGCATCATTCAT GAAGTGATCACCAATGAGCATGTAGTAGCCATGATGAAAGCTGCTATCAGAGAGACCCAGGACATGCCCATGTTT GAGCCCAAAATGACCCGTTCGAAGCTCAAAGAAGTTGTTGAGAAAGGGGTG GGAATGGCAAATTGGAATATCTCCCCTATCAAGCAGTCAAAAGAATTAAAg CCTCCTCAGTTTGTGGACATCCTTCTTGAGGATGAGGAGGACTCTTCAGATGAAGAATATTATCCTGATGAGGACGAAGAGGACGAGACTGCAGAAGAG ACAATCCTTGAGAGCGACATGGATAGCATAGCATCATCACCGCGTATCAGTAGACGAGCTCGTTCTTGTACACCCATAGAAGTCTCAGAGGTCGATGAAGAAAGAAGCAACAGTCCACAAATG aaGCAGAGGCACTTGAGAGTAGAAGCAGTGCCTATGGGTCCTCCTGCTCCGCCATCCCAGTCTGCTGTCCCTTCTCGGCCATCGAGGGCTCTTGATTCATTTATGGAGAAACTGCATGCTGTCGATGAAGAGCTGGATTTTAACCCCCTCAGCATCGAGCCTTACCCG gcTCTGAGCAGTGGTGAGAATGCTGAGGAAAGCCTGGTGGCAGGCCGGACACGATCCAAGCGTCCCTTGAGGGATGTCCCATTGGACCAGCTAGAAGCAGAGCTTAAGGCTCCTGACATAACACCAGACATGTATGATTGCATCTCAGCACTGGAGGACAAAGAGTGGAGCCATTGGCTGCAGGGACTCATGACCTCACACTTGTACAATGAAG atggtgatgatgatgatgatgatgatcctgAATATAATTTTCTTGAAGATCTTGATGAGCCTGATTTAGAGGACTACCGCAACGACCGTGCAGTTCGCATTACCA AGAAGGAAGTTAATGAGCTCATGGAGGAGCTATTTGAGACG TTTCAGGACGAGGTGAGAGTAAATGAGGATGAAGATGCCCATGAGGAAGATGGGGACCTGGAAAAAGTGTCCTCACAAAGCCCTGCCAAATTCAATGTTCCTCAAGCAATTCG ATTTGAGGAGCCTCTGGCCCACATGTTGACCGAGTGCAGGCGTACAGTCCGTGAGCAGCTGGACGCTCTCCAGCAGCGTCGAGAACAACAGAGCCAACCACAATACAATGCAGCAGGGACTGCCATGTTCCTCATCCCTCCCCACTGTACCTTAATGGTGACACCTACTCAGAAACGGCGTCTACAACAGCAGGTCCAGCAG CATGTCCAGTTGTTGACGCAGGTGAACATGCTGTGTAGCTCTGTGGAGGCATTACAGAGCCAGGCTACTACCACCAAACTCTTCTTG ATAGAGTTGCAGTCATTTGCAGAACGGGCAGAGCAGATGAGGGCAGCGGTTGATCCTGGGTTTAAAAGTGCGTTTCGGGTGTGTAACTTGCAGCCCTCTATGGACTTGCTGGAAGAGCTGGAGAAAACAGCCTCCCAACCTACTCCTCAGCCCAAGAGTACAAAATCGCATGCTG tgCATCGCTACCCATTTCTTCCACCTCACCTGGCCTGGCTGTTTGCCACTAGGTCAGTCTTCTTGTACCCTGAGTTACTGCCCCATTGCAGCCTGGACCCTGCCCTGCAACCTCCACGCAGCAAAACTATTTATACAAAAGGAGAGGATGG TCTGATTGTTCTGGGGCTGAAGCACTTCGGTGAGACCGAATTCCCCTACCATTTAATGAGTCAATATCTTCTTCAGCCTAAAAGGGTGGAGCAGCTACGTGTCCGTGTGAAAGACATGTGCACAAGTCGGACTACAGACAACATCATCAAG ttttACTGTCAGCACCACACAGTTCCTGCACTACCTGTTGCCTGCTGTCCAGTTGTTGCAGGCAGTGAGCGGCCACCTGTAGAGAGAGACAAGATCATCATGCCAAATTGGCTTTTG AAAAGTTTGCCATACATACATAAAGCAGTGTTTCCGAGACAATCAGAAGAGACATCACCACCTAATATAAGGACAACTTCACCTCCTCTTTCAACCTTTCCTGAGGGAACACAGTACCCACGGTCCCTCCCAAAAGGTTTAAATCTGCAACTGCATCCTTCAGCCAAACGTAAAACTTCTGTACGACCACACAAGCCCCGTCCTCTGCACGGTTTTGCACGTCCTGCTTCCACACCATTAGCAAAGGCTCCTTTGTGCCCTATCGGTACAGTTAATTTATTGTCCCGAGTCCCAACACCCCTCCCGTCTCAAGGTGTAATCCTGTTAACTCAAAGGCCCTTCATTCCAGTCAATGAGGCTCTTCCAGTTAACCAAGAAACCACAACACCTGCTCATGGAACAGTGCCATTAAACTCTGTTGGTGCTGTTAACGTCCAGTATATCGTTCCACAGCAGGGCTGTGTTAACCCCACAGAGCCTCCTGCTAGTTTGCCCCCAGCTACAGTTCACATACCTTCAACTCTAGCCTGTAATAGGCCGATCCCTGCTAAGGGGGTAGGTAAGCGTATAAACATTTTGCAGACAAAAGCAGAAGTGCCTAGAAAACAAATCATGCCTAGACAACTGCTTCCCATTCAGCCTTCCCCTTTTAGCCCAAATCAGCTGCACCATCATACCCCTGTTAGTGTGACTCCCAGCAGCACAGCACCATCTGCTAACTTTATGGATAACAGCTCACATACAGCTCCATCCATGGTCATCATCCAGCCTTCCTCCTTATTGAATACTCCTTATGTTCATCCACAAGCAGACTCACAAGGATTGGTCAAGTCCTCAAACACTCCACCCCCTCGGGTTTCATTTACTCAACAGGTCAGTGGTCGCCCTTTATCAGGAACACTGCCCAGGCCACTGCATAGCCACATTGTCAAGATATCAAGCCCAGACTCTAATAAAGAGCCAGTAGACAGTGAGTTTGAATTGAAGTCTAGTCCTGTGTTTTTCTCACACACCCCTTCACCTCCACTTCACATGACTGAAAGCCCCAAATCAAGCCCTAGAGTGCAAAGTGTGGGTGATCAGGAACAGTCCTTGCCCACAGTGAAAGGTAAATTTGCATGTGATGCACTATTGTCAAATTATCAAAGCAAACCTTTGCCAGATGCTATAGTTAATAGCGCTATCACTGCAAATCACGACTGTAGTTCTTTACTGCCCAGTAGTAGAAGTATTAGAGATAAGTCACGCACCACCAGCCCTCAAGGACTTTCTGCTCACAACGATGCATCTAATTCTCATTATATGCTAtttcaagcagcttcacaggcaggcacaccaCAATCCATTCTACTGCCCATAACCAGTCTGATCCCAAATCAGCCTCAGTTGCATTTGGCTAAGAGGGAAAGCAAAGTGCCTCAGCaaaaaattacacacaagaCTTTTTCTACATCAAGCATGCCAAATCATTTATCCCTCCTTACTGTTGGAATGCCTTTGGAAGGTGCTACAGGCCATGCCCAACATCTGCCAAGGACAGAAATGGGTGATGGGGAATTGTGGAAAGAGGATATGGAGGCAGGAGCAGAGGTGGGTGGGGAAGATATGGCAAATGCTCTGTTTGCAAGCCCCCTCCTTAAGCTGTCTGAGTCCTCCTGCAGATCACACTCCAATTTGAGAAATATCAGCCATACTGACAGCAGTACAGTGACTTTAAAGAATGTGATGGAGACCAGCCCTATCACTGGAGAACAGCACAGCAGCCACTTCAGTCAAGAAAGAGGTGATTGCACAACTAAGGCTCCTGCTGACACAAACAGGAGTAACGGACAAATGAGCAGTACAGATGAAGTACCAGATCTGCTCACTTTTACCTCTGGCACTGAAAACCAGCAAAATTCTGGGGGAGGAGGGGGATTGAACAAGAAATACGGAGGAGGGGAGGGAGAAGGACACCCGAACGAAGAAAGTGGAGGTGAAGAGAGGGATGCAAATGATGACGGAGAGAGGGGAGGAAATGGGGATGGTGGAAGAGAGAGTCAGGGGAATGGAGGAAGGGATCGACAAGATGATGATAAGGATGGAGATGGCGAGcgtgaagaggaagaggaggacttTGATGAGCTCACacaagatgaggatgaggaggaagtGATGTCATCAGCATCTGAGGAATCTGTTCTCTCAGTGCCTGAATTGCAG GAGACGATGGAGAAACTGACTTGGCTGGCATCTGAGCGGAGGTTATGTGGGGAAGGGGATTCGGAGGAGGACAACTCTCCAAACTCGCCCACCTCCCCCACTTCGCCAATCTCACAAAACTCGCAGGAAGAGAATTcagaagatgaggaggatggaGCAATAAAAGGTGAAGAGCTAGAGCCCACAGAGGGAGACGGAGGAAAACTACCTGAAGGAGATGCACCTCAGGAGGATGACCCTCCACAGATCAGTGGGAAAGGAGCAGGACGTGGTAGAG GTCGTGCTCGTCCCCCACCTCGCAGTCTTAGGAAAAGCAGGCGACAGGAACGGGGCAGCAAGGATACTTCAAAACTCCTCCTGCTCTGTGATGACCACATCCTGGATAGTGACCCGATGAGGGAGAGCAAGGACATTGCTTATGCCCAGGCCTACCTCAACAGG GTAAGGGAGGCATTGCAGGACACTCCAGGCAAGGTGGAGGAATTTTTGAGTTTGTTGTACGAGTTCGAGCAAGGAATCGAGAGCCGTAGTGTTGTTGAGCTTTTCCGTCAGCTCAAACCTCTCCTCAAAGACTGGCCAGAGCTGCTGAGGGACTTTGCTGCTTTTCTTCTTCCAGAGCAGGCTCTGGAGTGTGGCCTG tTTGAGGAGCAGCAGGCCTTTGAGCGTAGCAGGAGGTTCCTAAGACAGTTGGAGATCAGTTTTGGGGAAAATCCTTCTCACTACCAGAAAATTGTGAAAGCTCTTCAGGCTGCATCTGCCCCCACCCCTGCAGGGGTAGAAGAG CTCAAAACACAGATGGCCACCCTCCTCAAAggtcacacacacctgcaagGAGAGTTCTCTGCGTTTTTTGATGTGCTTCGCCCACCACAAGCACGTCCAGGACAGTTTGAGGAAGCAATCTGGCCTGAGGATGGAGGGAACATGACCGAAGGGGGTGATGGATTGAGTCTAGGGAGTGGTGGGTTTGAGGAAGTCACACTCCCTGAtctggaggaggaagaagaaacaCCCAAAATTCCTCAAATAACAGGAAAgagcaggaaaagaaaagagctcGGCACACACAGGGACTACAAG GCTTGTAATTGGCCAGAGAAACACTGCCCGTGCCACTGTCATTTCTCTAGTCATGATGCTAAGCATCGCAGACACAAGAGGAAAGGCTGCCCTCGCTGCCATGGCATCAAG GCCACGGTTGACTCCAAGTCACTGAAGACTGGTGATCACTCGTTCCCGACAACAGAGCCTCTACCGGAGAAGCAGGATGAAAGGGAGGAATctgaaaaaggagaagaagaaaagaaagagacagagactgatggTAAAGATGAGTCTTGTGGTGGGGCAAACAGTCTACATCATG AGCCAGAAGTCCAAGCATGGGAGTGCACTGAGTCAGACCCTTTAGCCAACCCTGAGGAAAGGGATgctgatgaagaggaggaagaagagtgGAAGGAGGGGGAACGATGTTCCTCTCCTCATACATCTACAAGGGAAGAAGAGGTTCCAACCACTGAATACTCAGGCACTTTTGTTctgacagaagagagagagatggcacaGCAGAGCAGGCAGAGTCCTTCATCTGAAACACCTGTCTGTGCCAAGAACATCTCCCTTACTCCAAGTGGACAGAAAGTTGTCCTCTGGACCAG AGAGGCAGATCGGGTCATTTTGACAGCCTGTCAGCAGCAAGGGGCAAGTCAGAGCACATTTCAATGTGTGTCAGCACAGCTTGGAAACAAAACTGCTAATGAG GTTTCCAAGAGGTTTCGGGACCTGATGCGTCTGTTTCATACCTCGGCTCGTCAGGCCAGCTCAGACGAGGAGGCTACTGAACAGCAGTCAGCTACTGATGAGGAGCAGGACTGA